A window of Plasmodium malariae genome assembly, chromosome: 12 genomic DNA:
aaaataaatataaaacaaggCATATATATTGTCATTTATGTGGGTTCTATTTATACGATTTCGATACATTCATGaatcatataaataagtatCATTTCTTTTGTAAGTTTTGCTTTAACAAGAATCCGAGTGATGGAAAGGATGTTGCAAAAAATGGAATAGAGGATGTTGTCTACTACGATCTGCTACACCttcatgtaataaaatacgaaaagaaaaagaaaaatgaaaaaaatattggaaaattttgtaatttttttttttttttttttttttttgcacattTTTGTGGTCCACATGTGCACACACATGTAGATGTACAAATGCGaaagaatatatacacatttatgtacacaacgaatacaatatatattttgcatCTTCATTTAACTGATTTTTTTAGGTATATAAAGATTACGAAAATTTATTTGATCATTATAAGAAAAAGCATCATCCATGTTTGTATGAACAATGCATATTTGTTGTCTTTGATAACAAAATAGATTTGTGTTTTCATATAGCAGAGAAACATGAAGAGAAAGGaagtaataagaaaaataagataacCTTCTCCATAGGAGGAGCATCATATAACGAAATACGTAATAATGGAATTAACGGAAATGGCAATAATAACAGTGGTATTAGTGGAACTAGTagttattataataacaataagaGAGATAGGAACAGTAAAGATATTAGTAACTCGCTGGAACATGATGATCAGTTAggaaatagtaaaaaaacaTTTGACGTTAATAGTCACAGATGTCTATACAACTTTAAGAGATTTTATGATTCATGGTATTTTGATTATTATGTTGAATGCAATATAGTAAATTTTGTTCAATATTTTAGTACtagaaaatatttctttttatatattatgagaaCAGATATGgacataattttaaaagtgtTCGAAAACTTATGGAAAAATAATTctgatttatatttttcacaaGATGAAATAATAGAATTAAACAGAAGTATAATAGAGGAAGATTTTCCTATgagcaaaaataatttttttcttttcaaattatttttggattatataatagaaaaaatagattttttattatataataaagaagatttagaaagaaattatttaagcctatttttccatataattGTTCATAAATCATTTGTCCTGTATTACGCGTTCTTCTTTCTGTACCTAAACGAAAGATGTGTGAACTTGGACAAAGTTATTACCACGGTGTACAGCAGTGGTTCTACAACTAACAACAAGGCTGATAGTTCCATAAACAATCATACTTGTTCCAATAACATTCGAggtaataatttgaaaaaaaacacagagaatatgcaaaaaacgaagcatatatacaattatgaaaaagataTGATCAGACtaaggaaaataatagaaCAAAACGCGAAGATTAGCTTAGCCGAATTAAGCAAATATGGCtttctatatttaatttttttattttttaaaatagacAAAAACGGATTTGAAAGAGTATACACTTTTGTAAAGAATATTTCTTTACTATGTAAAGACACGtacgataaaataaaaaaggtagATGCGAAAggagatataaataaaaactgtAGTAGTAACAGGAACAGCAATAGCAAccacagtaataataataatatattaataccgCTAGTTcagaagaaaaaggaaaagagcAAACATGAAAACGAAATGGGGAATGGCAGCTCGCTCTTAGATGCAATTAACTCACAAAAAGATTTTTCAGAATTAGAAGATGTGAATcagttaattaaaaaatattcgaaAAGGAAAGGAGCTCAAAGtagtaatataattaataatatatatgataaaaaatgggatatatcaaaaaaggTAGTCTTAgatttactttattatattgatccaaatttaaatttagtttctttcttttatttatttttaagtaacTATTTTTGTGCTTATATGAAGGACTcttgtataaataatatggtTAATATATcgaatgaaaataaaaaaaatatattaaaaagaatatcaTATGATGTTGATTTGGCATCGTTAACTAGTATTTCAAAAGATTTAAGTAATTTTGTAAATGCAAAAACGTTGGAGGAATGTTTATCCACCGGACCAGAATATTATAGAATAAGAAAAGATATAGAAATAATTCTAAAAACAAATGgacaaaatggaaaaaatggaagaacTAACAATGAATCGGACAGAATGAAATATATGGATAGTACAAAAATAAACGTCAACTTATATGATGTATCTTTGTCATTAAGAAATAGatttctaaatataattaaaagtaCCAAAGTAAATGAATTGTACGTCATTTACTTTTATGTAAGTAGTATAATGCTTTCAAGCACAAGTTGCAGTAGttcaaaaaatgaagaatttcCCTCCCTCTTTGATATGAACAATAATATGAACACTACTTCTAATGGTATTAGCATAAACAATGTAGTAGGCGTCTACAGCAAAGAAACACTTAACATATTAAACAGAAACGCGTCTActagtattaataataggGTTAATTCaccaaataaaattaaaaataaaaatgcaagttcatataaaaacaaagtaGAACAAAGCAAAGAAGAGTTTTTAAATACAAGAGGACAGAATATCGATTTAGAGTATCCTCCACTTCCAGAAATGAAGCAAGAGGATACTGTTCaacttttattaaaacaaGACAAGAGCAGCAAGAAAAACGAAAAGAATAGTAGTAAGAACGccaaaaatagtaataaaataaaaggaaataaagaTCATCGCTCAGATGTCGTTAGTCAAAATGTTacgttaaataaaaataagaaggaaaataaattttcaccTAATAAGACAGTAGTAAATAACATGAAGATTAATAAGGAAAATGAGAacaatgcaaaaaaaataacatgtACAAAAAGCACGACACCAGATTTTATGTATTCTGATTTTCCTTCACTTTGTAGCAATATTAAGGCCGacgaaaataaaacaaaaaaaaataaaaataatgaaaaaggaaaggaTTGTAGAAATAAGAACATCGCAAATGTGCGTATTGAATCATTTACTGCTGAAGAATTCCCGTCTCTTCACCCAAtagaagaaaacaaaaaaaagataaacagAAGCAGTGGTAACAGCAGTAAGAACAAcaggaacaaaaaaaataataataataataataataattgtacaAATATTAATCATGTAAATAGGAACAGTGAAAAagataaacataataaatgtaCCGAAAACACGAACGACACCCCTTTTGCTTTTAACCAAAAATCATATTTGAATGCATCAGAAGGCAATGTTACCTTCaccattaaaaaaaaaagcaaagtGAAGAGGTGCAACATGTGTACATACGAAAATCTTTTTGAAAGAACCAAATGTGAATTATGCGAAAGTCCTCTATAAATaatgtgaaaaaaagaaaaaagaaaaacataagCAAGTTTTGTATTTTTGTCATAAGGCTTATACATTGCTTCGGATGAAATTTCACAGCTACtactaattatattttataaataaagttaaattatttatgacgtaactttttttaaaattatatatttttaaaggagcgaagaaaaaaacaaggttttgaaaagtatataaaaatacgctatttatgttatattcaGTTccttcacaaaaaaaaaaaaaatatatagtagaATAACAAAATAGCAAATGGAAAGTAGTATAGTATATCACAAATTAACAGATTATATCATTTGTTACATTTTTGTAGAAAtgttgcaaaaaaaaaaaaaaaaaaaaagtaatattttaatttatttctcaataaaaaattttaaataataaataccgTTGTCACTATGAAAATCATATGCATGATGTAAAAAGTATGTGAGAAAAggaaatttacaaaatagaCAATTACTTAGATTTTATTCTCGTATGTTGTTACAATTCCattagttttttttcttttcatccAAATGTCCATTCCCTTTTTTCACATTGCTTACGTGTGCCGTATATATTGTACGTAAGCGTGTGTTCTTAATAATTTGTTTGTTAATTTTACCTTCTATGCAATAaggtttaaaaaattattaaaaataaaagtgcACAATTAAGTcttattgtttttaatttcattatatgcattctctctttatttttttttttttgtaatatttcatttaactGATACGTTCAATGGTgcgtaaatgtatatatgcgtatatacatatatatatgtatacaacaTATGTTCATGTGAATATACACAAATGGGCGCACGAAGAAAGAGCTTCGCGTTCTGCGAAGGGCTACAATTAAATAACTGTcaaatatgcacatacatacatatatatatatgtatgtgcgtaTTCTTATCGTATTATACATGACTTTCCTCGCTGCTcccttattatttttttttttttactttctaTACATAAAGAATTAATACCAAGATTCTAATATAATAGAGAAATcgtctatttttttttttaaaaataaatttatttcttccatgcttttattttgttccttttgttttataatattagcaaacattttaattaaattttgcgAAAATGGACGAGATTTTCCtgatattaaaattattgtatttatattttttaaatgttcatAAATCATGTCTTGTAACATCAAAATTAGATCagttacatataattttttcttttctttcaaaAGTTGTTTCATTTCTTCGTAGTTCATTTGAATAATTCTATTTTCTCTTGTTTCGAAATATTTGTTCGGGTTTGTCGagttattatatgtattatcaCGTGAACACTTTTGAACTTCCTCGttataaaagagaaaattgtCCCTTTCGAGTCTGGAGAAAgccacaaatatataattgaaatataaataattttgtaacTCCTCTTGAAAATAGAAATCGTTTAACCTGTTTCTAAAACCAAGGAAAAGAAGATCTTTATTGAACGAGTTGCATGACGAATAAACGTTTTTCTTTTCGTTTTGCTTTTCCTTTGGCTTGTTTTTATACAGACGATTATACAAATAATGGCGATGTCGAATAACCCCTAGTAGGCTACTGAAAGCTGCTCctatagaaatataaataattctataattaagatttaatatatttttatttgtgcaTAATAAGCTATTTTCAATTTTGGCATAAATGCAGGAGCCAggttttaaatttattaaataatctGAACACAGTCcaacacattttttatttttatttattgtagtTTCGTATAAGCA
This region includes:
- the PmUG01_12066600 gene encoding zinc finger protein, putative, with the protein product MYRSRDNLVKNNKKHEFVKSQDEKNSQGENTKYINISYHIRKLFSYCDADILRIENNLIIYNSLIDNIKKNGNKIIKKEVEKIIREKEKNEKYCLKEMKEEVFRVNNFDLKKVELDFKFIECSLCFELIKFVCIQECNHTYCFLCFYRLLYMEKKENDTENNNRRNSNIRENNSSNNNMYRNYTINRNPLRGIDNFEYFNNNNSRSNERRKEAKDEKYNYDFDKEKMKCPFCKERNEYIFFCLNNFYTYFTYDNLLQTLLEKEKDKYDFSKETIQLTDLNGHLFNRKNQNKGSEINRSLRENREGGTLEEYHIYTHSSIDENEKDLIRTDNNIDEKKDNFLKGQNELTTKNDIKKAFSSYYDDIIILRNILKMNSEANSHNNNNSNSNTSNNATKKCENLYLFFYYEKYIKRKKEKVQFLLNACVSSLKRYAFYSKIFVDTEKKIFYEYFYIFSLSTLLTSYVCLLAPCIEYWVMIQSKKVEKFKLNHKTDKYFEKIYIDSEKDIIRKKNDSIYDKYQQPSKNFVCIKEEESELSDDYFKVIDIFSKACFTNLDNVNNLSNLKNYCYKTLSGLCKHIGEHNKTYCDICVGNNDNIFLFEYNIFYKKYVKVHIEYGEKISENKYKTRHIYCHLCGFYLYDFDTFMNHINKYHFFCKFCFNKNPSDGKDVAKNGIEDVVYYDLLHLHVYKDYENLFDHYKKKHHPCLYEQCIFVVFDNKIDLCFHIAEKHEEKGSNKKNKITFSIGGASYNEIRNNGINGNGNNNSGISGTSSYYNNNKRDRNSKDISNSLEHDDQLGNSKKTFDVNSHRCLYNFKRFYDSWYFDYYVECNIVNFVQYFSTRKYFFLYIMRTDMDIILKVFENLWKNNSDLYFSQDEIIELNRSIIEEDFPMSKNNFFLFKLFLDYIIEKIDFLLYNKEDLERNYLSLFFHIIVHKSFVLYYAFFFLYLNERCVNLDKVITTVYSSGSTTNNKADSSINNHTCSNNIRGNNLKKNTENMQKTKHIYNYEKDMIRLRKIIEQNAKISLAELSKYGFLYLIFLFFKIDKNGFERVYTFVKNISLLCKDTYDKIKKVDAKGDINKNCSSNRNSNSNHSNNNNILIPLVQKKKEKSKHENEMGNGSSLLDAINSQKDFSELEDVNQLIKKYSKRKGAQSSNIINNIYDKKWDISKKVVLDLLYYIDPNLNLVSFFYLFLSNYFCAYMKDSCINNMVNISNENKKNILKRISYDVDLASLTSISKDLSNFVNAKTLEECLSTGPEYYRIRKDIEIILKTNGQNGKNGRTNNESDRMKYMDSTKINVNLYDVSLSLRNRFLNIIKSTKVNELYVIYFYVSSIMLSSTSCSSSKNEEFPSLFDMNNNMNTTSNGISINNVVGVYSKETLNILNRNASTSINNRVNSPNKIKNKNASSYKNKVEQSKEEFLNTRGQNIDLEYPPLPEMKQEDTVQLLLKQDKSSKKNEKNSSKNAKNSNKIKGNKDHRSDVVSQNVTLNKNKKENKFSPNKTVVNNMKINKENENNAKKITCTKSTTPDFMYSDFPSLCSNIKADENKTKKNKNNEKGKDCRNKNIANVRIESFTAEEFPSLHPIEENKKKINRSSGNSSKNNRNKKNNNNNNNNCTNINHVNRNSEKDKHNKCTENTNDTPFAFNQKSYLNASEGNVTFTIKKKSKVKRCNMCTYENLFERTKCELCESPL